One uncultured Gellertiella sp. genomic window carries:
- a CDS encoding glutathione S-transferase family protein, whose protein sequence is MILYDYILSPSCYKARLLAALTGVKLVLRPVDFHPGLEHRGPALLALNPAGSIPILEDGELILTDSSAILTYLASLAAPQWLGDGSPVANARVQQWLSFSPRLTASLGRARLHDMLLRPGDIEALRADGIAALRELEAALTEQRLRGLTFLAGDRPTIADIACFPYVALAGDGGVSLDAYPSIRLWSKALRALDGFIEMPGIHRLHELKPEPTLAESGD, encoded by the coding sequence ATGATCCTCTACGACTACATTCTCTCGCCCAGTTGCTACAAGGCCCGGCTGCTGGCCGCGCTGACAGGCGTGAAGCTGGTGCTGCGCCCCGTCGATTTTCATCCCGGCCTCGAACATAGGGGGCCGGCACTTCTGGCCCTGAACCCGGCGGGCTCGATCCCGATCCTTGAGGACGGCGAGCTGATCCTGACGGACTCCTCGGCGATCCTCACCTATCTCGCAAGCCTTGCCGCGCCGCAATGGCTGGGCGACGGGTCGCCCGTCGCCAATGCCCGGGTCCAGCAATGGCTGTCGTTTTCGCCGCGCCTGACCGCAAGTCTTGGCCGCGCCCGCCTGCATGACATGCTGCTGCGCCCCGGCGATATCGAGGCGCTCCGGGCCGACGGCATCGCGGCTCTGCGCGAACTTGAAGCCGCGCTCACGGAGCAGCGGCTGCGGGGCCTGACCTTCCTTGCCGGTGACAGGCCGACCATCGCCGACATCGCCTGTTTCCCCTATGTGGCGCTCGCGGGCGATGGCGGTGTTTCGCTGGATGCCTATCCGTCGATCCGCCTCTGGTCGAAGGCGCTGCGGGCGCTTGACGGTTTCATCGAAATGCCGGGCATCCACCGGCTGCACGAGCTGAAGCCGGAACCGACCCTTGCCGAAAGCGGGGACTGA
- a CDS encoding aromatic ring-hydroxylating dioxygenase subunit alpha, with protein MSAGAMKDEWYPVGLVSQLKPVPAETALLGQPIRVGLGERGAPRVTTAGGRELPVITRFGHVWTSTGAPKKDLFTITEADQPGRRLVDVGVVRVRCSPLRAVENFLDIAHFPFVHTDILGAEPHTEVQNYQVNIREEEDEVWATKISFYQPQAAKSAAGGITTEYMYRVAAPTSTVLYKTCPPRPGEWDVITLFVQPLAEDLCDVWPWMALFDDVTPMTDLIHFQQTIFLQDRSILENQIPRLLPLDPGMEIPTRADLTSVAYRRWLKKHNFTYGAQLVAQ; from the coding sequence ATGAGCGCCGGAGCCATGAAAGACGAATGGTATCCGGTCGGACTGGTCAGCCAGCTGAAACCCGTGCCTGCGGAAACCGCCCTTCTCGGCCAGCCGATCCGGGTCGGCCTTGGTGAGCGTGGCGCACCGCGCGTGACGACAGCCGGGGGGCGGGAACTGCCCGTCATCACCCGGTTCGGCCATGTCTGGACCTCGACCGGCGCACCGAAGAAAGACCTGTTTACCATTACCGAGGCGGACCAGCCCGGTCGGCGACTGGTCGATGTCGGGGTGGTCCGGGTCCGCTGCTCGCCGCTCCGTGCGGTCGAAAACTTCCTCGACATCGCCCATTTTCCCTTTGTCCACACGGATATCCTGGGTGCCGAGCCGCATACGGAAGTGCAGAACTATCAGGTCAATATCCGCGAGGAAGAAGACGAGGTCTGGGCGACCAAGATCTCCTTCTACCAGCCGCAGGCAGCGAAATCGGCAGCGGGCGGGATTACCACCGAATACATGTACCGGGTGGCCGCTCCCACCTCGACGGTTCTCTACAAGACCTGCCCGCCGCGCCCCGGCGAATGGGATGTGATCACGCTCTTCGTCCAGCCGCTCGCCGAAGATCTCTGCGATGTCTGGCCATGGATGGCGCTGTTCGACGATGTGACGCCGATGACCGATCTCATCCATTTCCAGCAGACGATCTTTCTGCAGGACCGGTCGATCCTTGAAAACCAGATCCCGCGCCTGTTGCCGCTCGATCCCGGCATGGAAATCCCGACCCGGGCGGATCTCACCTCCGTTGCCTACAGGCGCTGGCTGAAGAAGCACAATTTTACCTATGGCGCGCAGCTGGTGGCCCAATGA